The following are encoded in a window of Acidobacteriota bacterium genomic DNA:
- a CDS encoding ATP synthase F0 subunit C: MRKKALTILVGALLLMLAAPAFAEEGAAAAAGMGKDTLGVLAAGFSMAFASAICGLAQGKAISAACEGSARNPGMADKLQIMMIIGLAFIESLALYTMVIIFVKM; this comes from the coding sequence GTGAGGAAAAAGGCACTGACGATTCTGGTGGGAGCTCTGCTCCTGATGTTGGCGGCACCGGCCTTCGCCGAAGAGGGAGCCGCCGCGGCCGCCGGTATGGGCAAGGACACCCTGGGCGTTCTGGCCGCCGGCTTCTCCATGGCCTTCGCCTCCGCCATCTGCGGCCTCGCGCAGGGCAAGGCGATCTCCGCGGCCTGCGAGGGTTCGGCCCGGAACCCCGGTATGGCCGACAAGCTGCAGATCATGATGATCATCGGTCTGGCCTTCATCGAGTCCCTGGCCCTCTACACGATGGTGATCATCTTCGTGAAGATGTGA
- a CDS encoding 3-dehydroquinate synthase family protein produces the protein MCTETRLLPVLNRAITGLERMFPGLARVCIRGGERNKTRRQKERLEDALFAEGLDRQGVVLALGGGVVMDLVGFAAGTFMRGVPFINLPTTLLGMVDASVGGKVAVNTPAGKNLVGLFHPPAAVCAVLSTLSTLPMAEIRSGLVECLKHGLIADEDHFEAAGSAQPGRMARDPSAFSGFVERSIRIKGAVVDRDPEERTGERNLLNAGHTVGHALERLSGYRLRHGDAVAAGLCWEAALSVAQGYAAPPLLVRVQAAVRRLGLDPMRDEWPDRDILEAARSDKKNAASQVRYIPLGDVGRPALPSPYLAAIGPGDLRKARALLGRR, from the coding sequence TTGTGCACCGAAACGCGCCTCCTGCCTGTCCTGAACCGCGCCATCACCGGCCTGGAACGGATGTTTCCCGGCCTCGCGCGGGTGTGCATCCGAGGGGGGGAGCGGAACAAGACGCGCCGCCAGAAGGAACGGCTGGAGGACGCCCTCTTCGCGGAGGGGCTCGACCGACAGGGGGTCGTCCTCGCCCTGGGCGGCGGAGTCGTGATGGACCTGGTTGGATTCGCCGCGGGCACCTTCATGCGCGGCGTGCCGTTCATCAACCTCCCCACCACCCTCCTCGGGATGGTGGACGCCTCCGTGGGCGGCAAGGTGGCTGTCAATACCCCGGCCGGCAAGAACCTGGTGGGCCTGTTCCACCCGCCCGCGGCCGTCTGCGCGGTCCTGTCCACCTTGTCCACCCTTCCCATGGCGGAGATCCGTTCCGGACTCGTGGAGTGCCTCAAGCACGGCCTCATCGCCGACGAGGACCACTTCGAAGCCGCCGGGTCCGCCCAGCCCGGCCGCATGGCCCGGGACCCAAGCGCCTTCTCGGGGTTCGTGGAGCGCTCCATCCGAATCAAAGGGGCCGTGGTCGACCGGGACCCGGAGGAACGCACCGGGGAACGGAACCTGCTGAACGCCGGCCACACGGTAGGGCATGCCCTGGAACGCCTGTCCGGCTATCGCCTGCGCCACGGCGACGCGGTGGCCGCCGGCCTCTGTTGGGAGGCGGCGCTGTCCGTCGCGCAAGGGTACGCCGCGCCTCCGCTCCTGGTCCGCGTCCAGGCCGCCGTGCGACGGCTCGGCCTGGACCCCATGCGGGACGAGTGGCCGGATCGGGACATCCTGGAAGCGGCCCGGTCCGACAAGAAGAACGCCGCGTCCCAGGTGCGGTATATTCCTCTCGGGGACGTGGGCCGTCCGGCGCTGCCTTCTCCCTACCTGGCCGCCATCGGTCCAGGTGACCTGCGGAAAGCCCGCGCCCTTCTCGGGAGGAGATGA
- a CDS encoding RNA methyltransferase — MDILYGIHPVAECLKAARRPVRKLWVTSADRLWELARAAGAEPSVKPFFVNREACDRLCGSPNHQGVAAEVGDFPYADWRDLLEPSENALVAALDNLTDPQNVGAILRSALCAGATGVTLRSHHAARITPAVAKASAGACEHLRVALVSNQSLFLRAAGQAGMVRIGLDASGASLWTASVPWESGAVIVVGAEGRGLSRLVGELCDLKLKIPMAGEFDSLNASVAASLALFEAARKRASR, encoded by the coding sequence GTGGACATCCTGTACGGCATCCACCCCGTCGCCGAATGCCTCAAGGCGGCACGGCGGCCGGTCCGGAAACTCTGGGTCACCAGTGCGGACCGCCTGTGGGAATTGGCCCGGGCGGCGGGGGCCGAACCGTCCGTGAAGCCCTTCTTCGTGAACCGGGAGGCCTGCGACCGGCTCTGCGGGTCCCCGAACCACCAGGGCGTGGCCGCCGAGGTGGGCGATTTCCCGTACGCGGACTGGAGGGACCTCCTGGAGCCGTCGGAGAACGCGCTGGTGGCCGCCCTGGACAACCTGACGGACCCCCAGAACGTGGGGGCCATCCTGCGAAGCGCCCTCTGCGCCGGAGCCACCGGCGTCACCCTCCGGAGCCACCACGCGGCGAGGATCACTCCCGCCGTGGCGAAGGCTTCGGCGGGCGCCTGCGAGCACCTCCGGGTGGCCCTGGTCTCCAATCAAAGCCTGTTTCTGCGGGCCGCGGGTCAGGCGGGGATGGTCCGCATCGGCCTGGACGCATCGGGGGCCTCCTTGTGGACCGCGTCCGTCCCGTGGGAGTCCGGTGCGGTGATCGTGGTGGGCGCGGAGGGGCGTGGGCTGTCCAGGCTGGTGGGCGAACTCTGCGACTTGAAACTCAAGATCCCCATGGCCGGGGAGTTTGACTCCCTCAACGCTTCGGTGGCCGCCTCCCTGGCCCTCTTCGAAGCGGCCAGGAAAAGGGCCTCGCGATGA
- the guaA gene encoding glutamine-hydrolyzing GMP synthase yields MTGHDKIAVVDFGGQYAHLIATKVRRLKVLAEILQPEDPAERFAAYKGIILSGSPALSSHDEDSAYDKAIYDLPIPILGFCFGHQEIAKRYGGQVEHAQREYGPAILRILGTSPIFEGLGEEETVWMSHGDTVTVLPPGFREIGASIVPGGDPHPNAAIANDGLKRYGFQFHPEVDDTVHGEAMIANFVLKICGCRPDWTVQRVEEEVLEEIRRQAGDRPVFLLASGGVDSTVCAVLLGTALGPEKVHLLHVDNGLMRKGECDAVLAEFRRRGWEANLHFADASARFLEALKGVVAPEAKRRIIGDTFLEVFEDEAARLDLGGCLLAQGTIYPDTIETGGTRRADVIKTHHNRVPAVEAMIAEGRVIEPLKDLYKVEVRELGEALGLPDFLVWRHPFPGPGLGIRLLCSDGEPVMPEPGAAEALGRLARGAGIGAGLLPIRSVGVKADLRSYEHPVLIWKARPADAETLAARIFQEVPGVNRCVLDLSGKGFSRIRPLPATVTRERLDLLREADALVMEGLRRHGLYREVWQCPTVLVPLEVDGAGREFIVVRPVLSERAMTARPAVLPQSLLRELAESLSVLPGISGVGLDVTTKPPGTIEWE; encoded by the coding sequence ATGACCGGACACGACAAGATCGCGGTGGTGGATTTCGGCGGGCAGTACGCGCACCTCATCGCCACCAAGGTCCGCCGCCTGAAGGTCCTCGCCGAAATCCTCCAGCCCGAGGATCCCGCCGAGCGGTTCGCCGCCTACAAGGGCATCATCCTCTCGGGCAGTCCGGCCCTCTCTTCCCACGACGAGGACAGCGCCTACGACAAGGCCATCTACGACCTGCCCATTCCGATCCTGGGATTCTGCTTCGGCCACCAGGAGATCGCCAAACGGTACGGGGGCCAGGTGGAGCACGCCCAGCGGGAATATGGCCCCGCCATCCTGCGAATCCTTGGAACAAGCCCCATCTTCGAGGGGCTCGGGGAGGAAGAAACCGTCTGGATGAGCCACGGGGACACGGTGACGGTCCTTCCGCCCGGGTTCCGGGAAATCGGGGCCTCCATCGTCCCCGGAGGAGACCCGCACCCGAACGCGGCCATCGCTAACGACGGACTGAAACGGTACGGTTTTCAGTTCCACCCCGAAGTGGACGACACCGTCCACGGCGAGGCGATGATCGCGAACTTCGTCCTCAAAATCTGCGGCTGCCGCCCGGACTGGACCGTCCAGCGCGTGGAGGAGGAGGTCTTGGAGGAGATCCGGCGCCAGGCGGGCGACCGCCCCGTTTTCCTCCTCGCCAGCGGGGGAGTGGATTCCACGGTGTGCGCCGTCCTGCTCGGCACGGCCCTGGGGCCCGAGAAGGTCCACCTCCTCCACGTGGACAACGGCCTCATGCGGAAGGGGGAATGCGACGCCGTCCTGGCCGAATTCCGCCGCCGGGGCTGGGAGGCCAATCTCCACTTCGCGGACGCTTCGGCCCGGTTTCTGGAGGCGCTGAAGGGGGTCGTGGCCCCCGAGGCGAAGCGCCGGATCATCGGGGACACCTTTTTGGAGGTTTTCGAGGACGAGGCCGCGCGTCTGGACCTGGGGGGCTGCCTCCTGGCCCAGGGGACCATCTACCCGGACACCATCGAGACGGGCGGCACCCGGCGAGCCGACGTCATCAAGACCCACCACAACCGCGTGCCCGCCGTGGAGGCCATGATCGCCGAAGGGCGGGTCATCGAGCCCCTGAAGGACCTGTACAAGGTGGAAGTTCGGGAGCTGGGTGAAGCGCTTGGGCTTCCCGACTTCCTCGTCTGGCGCCACCCCTTCCCGGGCCCCGGATTGGGCATCCGGCTCTTGTGCTCGGACGGGGAGCCCGTGATGCCGGAGCCCGGAGCGGCCGAGGCCCTGGGCCGCCTGGCGCGGGGCGCGGGGATCGGCGCGGGTCTCCTCCCCATTCGGTCCGTGGGCGTGAAGGCCGACCTCCGCTCCTACGAGCATCCGGTCCTGATCTGGAAGGCCCGCCCCGCCGATGCCGAAACCCTTGCCGCCCGGATTTTTCAAGAGGTGCCGGGCGTGAACCGCTGCGTCCTCGATCTGTCAGGAAAGGGTTTTTCCCGGATCCGCCCCCTGCCCGCGACGGTCACCCGCGAGCGCCTGGACCTTCTGCGCGAGGCGGACGCGCTCGTGATGGAGGGGCTGAGGCGCCACGGCCTGTACCGGGAGGTGTGGCAATGCCCCACGGTCCTGGTTCCGCTCGAGGTGGACGGGGCGGGCCGGGAGTTTATCGTGGTCCGCCCGGTCTTGTCGGAGCGCGCCATGACGGCTCGACCCGCGGTGCTCCCTCAAAGCCTCCTGAGGGAGCTTGCCGAGTCCCTTTCCGTGCTGCCGGGGATCTCGGGCGTGGGTCTGGATGTGACGACCAAGCCGCCGGGCACGATCGAGTGGGAATGA
- a CDS encoding DUF5916 domain-containing protein, with translation MKTLPLVGLMAGLSWRAAAAPAPASPPEPLRVPRIESPVKVDGLLDEPAWRQALSIPVNTEVRPGENIAAPVETTVYLAFGPRHLYAAFLAKDPDPSQILARFSDRDDIYDDDWVALVLDTFNDARRAYDFVCNPLGIQGDSIEVTGGGESGAWDAIWDSAGRITPEGYVVEMSIPFSSLRFQPSREDQVWRFDAVRSYPRGVRHHIGAFPRDRGNNCYLCQAILIQGFAGADPGRNMELDPTLTGTVSERRQGFPDGPFERTESKLDPGITARWSLTPNVTLNGTVNPDFSQVEADAAQLDVNTRFALYYPEKRPFFLEGMDYFQLPMDVVYTRTLADPAWGAKVSGKVGKGVLGAFFVQDETTNLLLPSSQFSRETTLDGPSQAGALRYRYDLGRSSTVGLIATDRAGEGGYFNRILGADAALRFTPEHTLRVTAVGSKTRYPERVAESLGEPSGAFRGAAFDLMYMHETRDWEQYVHVQRFSDEFRSDLGFVPQVGFTFLDTGILRNWYSDDPRHWFNEAQMWVGYELTRDSSGRRLREVYGAFVEHHGPRQSRVYGLVYSGRQSYRGKEFGHDNLRLSAGFQPAGNLILEWNSFFGDDVDYSDARRARRLRLNPEVRMTSGRRFRLALGHVYERLWVPQGLLYRAHLTELRAVYQIDARAFLRVILQRADYAFRESLYADPPAPRHRELLSQILFSYRVNPQTGLYLGYSDRYLGTAQVGLTQTDRTVFFKVGYAWVM, from the coding sequence GTGAAGACGCTCCCGCTCGTCGGGCTCATGGCGGGTCTTTCTTGGCGGGCGGCCGCCGCCCCCGCGCCCGCCTCCCCTCCGGAACCGCTCCGAGTGCCCCGAATCGAGAGCCCCGTGAAGGTGGACGGGCTCCTCGATGAGCCAGCCTGGAGGCAAGCCCTCTCCATCCCCGTGAACACGGAGGTCCGTCCCGGGGAGAACATCGCCGCCCCCGTTGAGACTACGGTCTATCTGGCCTTCGGCCCCCGCCATCTGTACGCGGCCTTTCTGGCCAAGGACCCGGATCCATCTCAGATCCTGGCCCGGTTCTCGGATCGGGACGACATCTACGACGACGACTGGGTGGCCCTGGTTCTGGATACGTTCAACGATGCCCGAAGGGCCTACGATTTCGTCTGCAATCCCCTCGGAATTCAAGGGGACTCCATTGAGGTCACGGGAGGAGGGGAGAGCGGCGCCTGGGACGCCATCTGGGATTCGGCGGGCCGGATCACCCCCGAAGGGTACGTGGTGGAGATGTCCATACCGTTCAGCTCCCTGCGGTTTCAGCCGAGCCGGGAGGACCAGGTCTGGCGCTTTGACGCCGTGCGCAGTTACCCAAGGGGCGTGCGGCATCACATCGGCGCCTTCCCGAGAGATCGCGGAAACAACTGCTACCTGTGCCAAGCGATACTCATCCAAGGGTTCGCGGGGGCCGATCCGGGCCGCAACATGGAACTGGACCCGACCCTGACGGGGACTGTGTCGGAACGCAGGCAGGGCTTTCCGGACGGGCCCTTCGAGCGAACGGAGTCCAAGCTGGACCCGGGGATCACGGCGAGGTGGAGCCTCACCCCCAACGTAACCCTCAACGGGACGGTCAACCCGGACTTCTCCCAGGTGGAAGCGGACGCCGCCCAGCTCGACGTGAACACCCGATTCGCCCTCTACTACCCTGAGAAGAGGCCCTTTTTCCTGGAGGGAATGGACTACTTCCAACTGCCGATGGACGTGGTGTACACCCGGACCCTGGCCGATCCCGCGTGGGGGGCCAAGGTCTCCGGGAAGGTGGGCAAGGGGGTGCTGGGCGCCTTCTTCGTGCAGGATGAGACCACCAATCTTCTTCTTCCCTCGAGCCAGTTCTCCCGGGAAACCACCTTGGATGGGCCGAGCCAGGCGGGCGCGCTCCGGTACCGATACGACCTCGGAAGGTCTTCCACGGTGGGCCTCATCGCGACGGACCGGGCTGGGGAGGGGGGCTATTTCAACCGGATCCTCGGAGCCGACGCGGCGCTCCGGTTCACGCCCGAGCACACGCTGCGGGTCACGGCCGTAGGGTCCAAGACCCGATACCCGGAGAGGGTTGCGGAATCCCTCGGGGAGCCGTCGGGCGCCTTCCGGGGGGCGGCCTTCGACCTCATGTACATGCACGAGACCAGGGACTGGGAGCAGTACGTTCACGTCCAGCGGTTCTCGGACGAGTTCCGATCCGACCTGGGCTTTGTACCCCAGGTCGGCTTCACCTTCCTGGATACGGGGATCCTCCGGAACTGGTACAGCGACGACCCCCGCCACTGGTTCAACGAGGCCCAGATGTGGGTGGGCTACGAACTCACTCGAGATTCGTCGGGCCGTCGTCTGCGGGAGGTGTACGGGGCATTCGTCGAGCACCACGGTCCTCGCCAGTCCAGGGTCTATGGACTTGTGTACTCGGGCCGCCAGTCTTACCGGGGCAAGGAATTTGGCCACGACAACCTGCGCCTGAGCGCGGGTTTCCAGCCGGCCGGGAACCTGATTCTGGAATGGAACTCCTTTTTCGGCGACGACGTGGATTACTCGGACGCGCGCCGGGCCAGGCGACTTCGGCTCAACCCCGAGGTCCGCATGACGTCGGGCAGGCGCTTCCGGCTGGCCCTCGGTCACGTCTACGAGCGGCTGTGGGTCCCCCAAGGCCTTCTCTATCGGGCCCACCTGACGGAACTTCGCGCGGTCTACCAGATCGACGCCCGGGCCTTCCTGCGGGTCATCCTTCAGCGGGCGGACTATGCCTTTCGCGAGTCTCTCTACGCCGACCCGCCCGCTCCGCGCCACCGCGAACTCTTGAGCCAGATCTTGTTCAGCTACCGGGTCAACCCTCAAACGGGCCTGTACCTGGGTTATTCGGACCGGTATCTCGGGACCGCCCAGGTCGGCCTGACCCAGACCGATCGGACGGTCTTCTTCAAAGTCGGCTACGCCTGGGTCATGTGA
- the pstS gene encoding phosphate ABC transporter substrate-binding protein PstS, which translates to MKKWLISGTLAALAMGALAQDVRTLNGAGATFPYPIYAKWSYEYKKASGVGLNYQSIGSGGGIQQINNRTVDFGASDAPVKDEDLAQRGQVQFPTVMGGVVAIVNLDGIASNQIRLTPDALADIFLGKITKWNDPRLAGLNPGVKLPSKDIVVVHRADGSGTTWIFTNYLSKVSKEWKDKVGNDKSVSWPVGLGGKGNEGVAAYVKQVNGGIGYVEYAYAKQNNLTTVLLKNRDGQFVAPNLASFQAAAASADWKNTPNYAVILTDQPGKDTWPIVGATWILIYKDQPDMDRAQTLLKFFDWSLRKGGKLAEEMDYGPLPAPVVDQISQTWATQVKCKGKPVWNASMQTK; encoded by the coding sequence ATGAAAAAGTGGCTGATCTCAGGAACCCTGGCGGCCCTGGCCATGGGGGCTCTCGCCCAGGACGTCCGGACCCTGAACGGGGCCGGTGCGACCTTCCCCTACCCCATCTACGCCAAGTGGTCCTACGAGTACAAGAAGGCATCGGGCGTGGGCCTGAATTACCAGTCCATCGGTTCCGGGGGCGGCATCCAGCAAATCAACAACCGCACGGTGGACTTCGGGGCCAGCGACGCCCCGGTGAAGGATGAGGATCTCGCCCAGCGGGGGCAGGTCCAGTTCCCCACGGTGATGGGCGGGGTCGTGGCCATCGTCAATCTGGACGGGATCGCCTCCAACCAGATCCGTCTGACGCCGGATGCGCTCGCCGACATCTTCCTGGGGAAGATCACCAAGTGGAACGATCCTCGTCTGGCCGGCCTGAACCCGGGAGTCAAGCTCCCCTCCAAGGACATCGTCGTCGTCCATCGCGCCGACGGTTCGGGCACCACCTGGATTTTCACCAACTACCTGTCCAAGGTCTCCAAGGAATGGAAGGACAAGGTGGGCAACGACAAGTCGGTGAGCTGGCCCGTGGGCCTCGGCGGCAAGGGCAACGAGGGCGTGGCGGCCTACGTCAAGCAGGTGAACGGCGGAATCGGGTACGTGGAATACGCCTACGCCAAGCAGAACAACCTGACCACCGTCCTTCTGAAGAACCGGGACGGACAGTTCGTGGCTCCCAATCTGGCCTCCTTCCAGGCGGCCGCCGCCAGCGCCGATTGGAAGAACACGCCGAACTACGCGGTGATCCTTACGGACCAGCCCGGGAAGGACACATGGCCCATCGTCGGCGCCACCTGGATCCTCATTTACAAGGATCAGCCGGACATGGACCGCGCCCAGACCCTGCTGAAGTTCTTCGACTGGTCCCTCCGCAAGGGAGGGAAGCTGGCGGAGGAAATGGACTACGGCCCTCTCCCCGCTCCGGTCGTCGATCAGATCTCGCAGACCTGGGCGACCCAGGTCAAGTGCAAGGGCAAGCCCGTCTGGAACGCCTCCATGCAAACGAAGTGA
- a CDS encoding CarD family transcriptional regulator, producing the protein MWFSVGDTLVYPGYGVGQVQEIQERTMDGRTRVFCVLLVREADSESKVMIPMDNVQEVRLRRPSTPKEAEEALAYLSGSPADIVSSWRERFSAHGEMLAQGDLASIAKVLKALYVLNSRKPLSFREKKMYQKALLLLSAEVGHALSRPRAQMEAEVLERLAGLGRT; encoded by the coding sequence GTGTGGTTTTCGGTGGGGGACACCCTGGTGTACCCCGGCTATGGCGTGGGGCAGGTCCAGGAGATCCAGGAACGGACCATGGACGGCCGGACGCGGGTCTTCTGCGTCCTGCTGGTGCGCGAGGCGGACAGCGAATCCAAGGTCATGATCCCCATGGACAACGTTCAAGAAGTCCGTCTCCGCCGCCCCTCCACACCCAAGGAGGCCGAGGAGGCCCTCGCCTATCTGTCGGGCTCTCCGGCGGACATCGTCTCCTCATGGCGCGAGCGGTTCTCGGCCCACGGGGAGATGCTCGCCCAGGGCGACCTCGCATCCATCGCGAAGGTCCTGAAGGCCCTGTACGTTCTCAACTCCAGAAAACCCCTCTCCTTCCGCGAAAAGAAGATGTACCAAAAGGCCTTGCTCCTTCTTTCTGCGGAAGTGGGGCACGCCCTGTCCCGCCCGCGTGCCCAGATGGAAGCCGAAGTCCTCGAGCGCCTCGCCGGTCTCGGCCGCACCTGA
- a CDS encoding outer membrane lipoprotein carrier protein LolA has product MLQATRGAAGVRAGFRHVLRSPSLNQNETEEGTLILAEGGRTRWEYTVPPGKLAVADGKRSVLYLPAERQAFVRRMDAGDAPVALRLLSGEGNLEAEVVCEGVERLGRLLILKLALKDTTSGVRNLEAAADASTGRLNRVYFRDALGNEITLELSGLEPLDRVDPSLFAFEPPPGTAVLQGP; this is encoded by the coding sequence GTGCTGCAAGCCACCCGGGGCGCCGCGGGAGTCCGGGCCGGATTCCGCCACGTCCTCCGATCCCCCTCCCTGAACCAGAACGAGACCGAGGAGGGCACGCTGATTCTGGCCGAGGGGGGGCGGACCCGGTGGGAGTACACCGTACCCCCTGGCAAGCTGGCCGTGGCGGATGGGAAACGGTCCGTCCTCTATTTGCCGGCCGAGCGGCAGGCCTTCGTGCGGCGGATGGACGCGGGCGATGCTCCCGTGGCTCTGAGGCTCCTGTCCGGCGAAGGCAACCTCGAAGCGGAAGTGGTCTGCGAGGGCGTGGAGCGGCTCGGTCGTCTCCTCATCCTGAAGCTGGCCCTGAAAGACACCACTTCGGGGGTGCGGAACCTTGAGGCGGCCGCGGACGCGTCCACCGGAAGACTGAATCGGGTCTACTTCCGGGACGCCCTCGGGAACGAGATCACCCTTGAATTGTCGGGCCTGGAGCCTCTGGACCGGGTGGACCCGTCCCTCTTCGCCTTCGAACCTCCGCCGGGAACCGCAGTGCTTCAGGGTCCGTGA
- the folE gene encoding GTP cyclohydrolase I FolE — MEDAVRRLLAALGENPDRPGLKKTPTRVAESLLELTRGHREPLEPILEGSVFEDPSEAMVLVKGIPFYSLCEHHLLPFFGKAHVAYVPNGRLMGLSKIPRILDHYARRLQVQERLTEQVADTLTEALKPRGLGVVLEATHLCMVMRGVQKEGSSAATSALRGSFLRDARTRAEFLGLIRSAGGPEDTGWDHRGP, encoded by the coding sequence ATGGAGGATGCGGTCCGACGCCTGTTGGCGGCCCTGGGGGAGAATCCGGATCGGCCCGGCCTGAAAAAGACTCCGACGCGGGTGGCCGAAAGCCTCCTGGAGCTGACGCGGGGGCATCGGGAACCTCTTGAGCCGATCCTGGAGGGCTCCGTCTTCGAAGACCCCTCCGAGGCCATGGTCCTGGTCAAAGGCATCCCCTTTTACAGCCTTTGCGAACACCACCTCCTGCCCTTCTTCGGTAAGGCCCACGTCGCCTATGTCCCGAACGGCCGATTGATGGGGCTCTCCAAGATCCCCAGGATCCTGGATCATTACGCCCGCCGCCTGCAGGTCCAGGAGCGGCTCACGGAGCAGGTGGCGGACACGCTCACCGAGGCCTTGAAGCCACGGGGGCTGGGGGTCGTGCTGGAAGCGACCCACCTCTGCATGGTCATGCGGGGCGTGCAAAAGGAGGGAAGTTCCGCGGCCACTTCCGCCTTGCGGGGATCCTTTCTGCGAGACGCCAGGACGCGTGCCGAGTTTCTCGGGCTGATCCGGTCGGCGGGGGGGCCGGAGGATACCGGCTGGGACCACCGAGGCCCGTGA
- a CDS encoding FmdB family zinc ribbon protein, with protein MPIYEYECELCRRRFERIQKLSDPLVTSCPNCGGSVHKMFSVPALQFKGSGFYVTDYARPAGGGASSEGAGSAPAAKPTGTTGGSHA; from the coding sequence ATGCCCATTTACGAGTACGAATGCGAACTGTGCCGCCGGAGATTCGAGAGGATCCAGAAGCTCTCGGATCCCCTGGTCACGTCCTGCCCGAACTGCGGAGGATCGGTGCACAAGATGTTTTCCGTTCCAGCGCTGCAGTTCAAGGGTTCGGGATTTTACGTGACCGATTACGCGCGCCCCGCGGGAGGGGGCGCGTCCTCCGAAGGCGCCGGTTCGGCTCCTGCAGCCAAGCCGACCGGGACCACCGGGGGCAGCCATGCTTAA